One Endozoicomonas gorgoniicola DNA window includes the following coding sequences:
- a CDS encoding chitinase, with amino-acid sequence MKNKCYVAVRTVLTALCLYLFSYSLASARQPSDYTMTEKQIRQGAYNYLINYIHDIVTKLEGLTLSEIFSSDDSKQGYSDSIQTRPDRRELFTLVKEGLNQYLAEKATLMQSGETDQTQKTETPPPDRLSISDLIQQHRTTTSKSRILARLLSELTEKHSEKEKERVYLTSKHNANADKPHILYKKQVLKERDHLLQVAEDKNPMFGIARKATQTLDNEQVEAIKPNRKDNPDNVRRAENIISAKTWDHIFTQRNPAYTYENFLKGIGKYPALCQHYLDKTEKESDHICSVALATMFAHFTQETGGHNKYDPIPEWRQGLYYLREVGWTERSANGYGICSRDTWQGKAYPCGKFPDGKYKSYFGRGAKQLSYNYNYGPFSLSIYKDVGILLNSPEKVADTWLNLASAVFFYVFPQPPKPNMLSVMDGTWKPNQEDIAAGRTPGFGVTTMIINGGVECGGSSEGEQSQNRIEYFKAITQYLGIQIPPDEKLGCANMQQFDPRSSGAIEIYWEEDWSWNGANPDGLSYKCQLVGYQTPFNAFNDGDYIKCLKDKFNVIIVDDNGYSSPEANAGSSLRVMAKETGTLDVILDGTKSKAFGDHNEIDQWEWSQIDTGNKLQLDEADTAIAIVSIPARSSGSVETYKFQLSVKDTKGGEGVDTMDLIVEPYNDSEPIEVTLVSVDKAVPGEDIEVVAKMSDEDSGKALKFQWGLSDNIKWDEQSEGRKITFEVPDTTSTIDIHICLEVSSEQEDSKGNASKTITVEPTGGNYPAWKEGTNYHGGSRVTNGSRDYECKPFPQSEWCGQSAAYYKPGEGSHWDDAWIRIND; translated from the coding sequence ATGAAGAATAAATGCTATGTTGCTGTACGCACAGTGCTGACTGCTCTATGCCTGTATCTGTTTTCATATTCACTGGCCAGTGCCAGACAACCCTCTGATTACACAATGACGGAAAAGCAAATACGACAGGGGGCATACAACTATCTGATCAATTATATACACGACATTGTAACTAAACTTGAAGGACTCACGCTCTCAGAGATATTTTCTTCAGACGATTCAAAACAGGGTTATTCCGACTCAATACAAACCAGGCCTGACCGTCGGGAACTGTTTACACTCGTTAAGGAAGGTCTGAATCAATACCTGGCTGAAAAAGCGACACTGATGCAGTCCGGTGAGACAGACCAGACCCAAAAAACGGAAACGCCTCCACCCGACAGGCTATCGATCAGCGATCTGATTCAGCAACACCGGACCACTACCAGTAAATCAAGAATATTGGCCAGACTGCTCTCAGAACTGACTGAAAAACACTCGGAAAAAGAAAAGGAGCGTGTTTACCTGACCAGCAAACACAATGCGAACGCTGACAAACCCCACATACTCTATAAAAAACAGGTCTTGAAAGAACGGGATCATCTGCTTCAGGTAGCTGAAGACAAAAACCCGATGTTTGGTATCGCCCGAAAAGCGACTCAAACACTGGACAACGAACAGGTCGAAGCGATTAAACCCAACAGAAAGGATAACCCCGATAACGTCAGACGAGCCGAAAATATTATCTCTGCCAAAACCTGGGATCACATCTTTACACAAAGGAACCCGGCCTATACCTATGAAAATTTCCTGAAAGGTATTGGCAAGTATCCCGCCCTCTGTCAACACTACCTGGACAAAACTGAGAAGGAGTCAGACCATATCTGCTCCGTGGCCCTGGCCACCATGTTCGCCCACTTTACTCAGGAAACCGGCGGCCATAACAAGTACGACCCAATCCCGGAGTGGCGCCAGGGTCTTTACTACCTCAGGGAAGTGGGCTGGACCGAAAGATCTGCTAACGGCTACGGTATTTGCTCACGAGACACCTGGCAGGGCAAAGCTTACCCATGTGGCAAGTTTCCTGATGGAAAGTATAAAAGCTATTTTGGCCGGGGAGCCAAACAACTCAGTTACAACTACAATTACGGCCCTTTCTCTCTCTCCATTTACAAAGATGTCGGCATCCTGCTCAATTCACCAGAAAAAGTCGCCGACACCTGGCTGAACCTTGCCAGTGCGGTCTTCTTTTATGTTTTTCCCCAACCGCCTAAGCCCAACATGCTCAGCGTGATGGATGGTACATGGAAACCTAATCAAGAAGATATCGCTGCCGGGCGGACTCCGGGCTTTGGTGTAACCACCATGATTATTAATGGTGGTGTAGAGTGTGGCGGCAGTTCCGAAGGGGAACAGTCACAGAACCGTATTGAGTACTTCAAAGCCATCACTCAATATCTCGGCATTCAAATACCACCTGACGAAAAACTGGGCTGTGCCAACATGCAGCAATTTGATCCAAGAAGCTCAGGTGCCATTGAGATTTACTGGGAAGAAGACTGGAGCTGGAATGGGGCAAACCCAGACGGGCTGTCATACAAATGCCAGCTGGTCGGCTACCAGACACCATTCAATGCATTTAATGACGGTGATTATATTAAATGCCTGAAAGACAAGTTCAACGTCATCATTGTAGACGACAATGGCTATTCATCCCCAGAAGCCAATGCGGGTTCAAGCCTGCGTGTCATGGCAAAAGAGACAGGTACACTGGACGTTATACTTGATGGTACTAAATCCAAAGCATTTGGTGACCATAATGAAATAGACCAATGGGAGTGGTCACAGATTGACACTGGCAACAAACTGCAGCTCGACGAAGCAGACACAGCCATTGCAATCGTTTCCATCCCTGCCCGTTCATCCGGTTCTGTTGAAACCTATAAGTTCCAGCTGTCGGTCAAAGATACCAAAGGTGGTGAGGGAGTGGATACAATGGATCTTATTGTCGAACCCTACAACGACAGTGAACCTATCGAGGTGACACTGGTAAGCGTCGACAAAGCCGTTCCCGGAGAGGATATTGAAGTTGTAGCGAAAATGAGTGATGAAGACAGTGGCAAAGCCCTTAAATTCCAATGGGGCTTGTCTGACAACATCAAATGGGATGAACAAAGTGAAGGACGGAAGATCACCTTCGAAGTACCAGACACAACCAGCACTATCGACATTCACATCTGTCTGGAAGTCTCCAGCGAACAAGAAGACTCTAAAGGTAATGCGTCTAAAACCATTACCGTTGAGCCAACGGGTGGCAACTATCCAGCATGGAAAGAAGGCACCAATTATCACGGTGGCTCCCGGGTTACCAATGGCAGCCGTGACTACGAGTGCAAGCCGTTCCCTCAAAGCGAGTGGTGTGGACAAAGTGCGGCTTACTACAAACCCGGCGAAGGCAGCCACTGGGATGATGCCTGGATCAGGATCAATGATTAA
- a CDS encoding SDR family oxidoreductase — protein MLDFTGRVAVVTGAAMGMGNATARLLAKQGATVCLLDISDGVEVAARELVDSGYKAYGYKVNVTDQADVYRVFDNIVAEHGLVDHLVNSAGIARLSSMFDEQADANLQAMIDVNVIGLWNTSKAALRSMVEKKKGSIVNFSSVTGTFVADAHEVGYAATKSAVWGMTKAMCMEFVTEGVRVNMVCPGMIRTPMVEKSAAEMMPDNPEAVLSAIGASVPMGRMGTPEEAANAVAFLLSDEASYITGREIVFDGASTLPETNVTSD, from the coding sequence ATGTTGGACTTTACCGGAAGAGTTGCAGTTGTCACCGGAGCCGCTATGGGCATGGGTAATGCAACCGCCAGGCTGCTGGCTAAACAGGGGGCGACCGTATGCCTGCTGGATATCAGTGACGGGGTGGAAGTCGCTGCCCGTGAGCTGGTGGACAGCGGTTATAAGGCTTATGGCTACAAAGTAAACGTCACTGATCAGGCGGATGTTTATCGCGTTTTTGACAACATTGTTGCTGAGCATGGTCTGGTTGATCATCTGGTGAACTCGGCAGGCATTGCCCGATTGAGTTCAATGTTTGATGAGCAGGCTGATGCAAATCTACAGGCTATGATCGACGTTAATGTTATCGGCCTGTGGAACACCAGCAAAGCTGCCCTGAGAAGCATGGTTGAGAAGAAAAAAGGCAGCATTGTCAACTTCTCCAGTGTCACAGGCACCTTTGTAGCGGATGCTCATGAAGTGGGTTATGCCGCTACCAAGTCTGCAGTCTGGGGCATGACCAAAGCCATGTGCATGGAGTTTGTGACCGAGGGTGTTCGTGTGAATATGGTGTGTCCGGGCATGATTCGCACGCCTATGGTTGAAAAATCTGCCGCTGAAATGATGCCTGACAACCCGGAAGCGGTTCTGTCGGCGATTGGTGCAAGTGTGCCTATGGGACGCATGGGTACTCCGGAAGAAGCCGCCAATGCGGTTGCTTTCCTGCTATCGGACGAAGCCAGCTACATTACCGGTCGGGAGATCGTTTTCGATGGTGCTTCTACTTTGCCAGAAACTAACGTGACATCTGACTGA
- a CDS encoding transposase, which yields MLLPPEPIHPKGEPKELSKQVAPTTLEVDTFEGKVHVEWEPGASVTPMGQLAFFIQFLKTGYRFEPWVEDCPLVYKSNNAPKKVDVIGSLFLSILSGHKRYAHIATLTGDGVNSKLLGMTKVVSDDSARRGLLKIDEQKGVEWLQYHLQECYEPLLKIPWILDVDVTIKTIYGNQEGAEKGYNPHKKGRPSHTYHSYMMANLKLVLDVEVQPGDKGNSKHSLPGLMDLLNRLPRECWPEFVRGDCDWGSDRVMTELEQSGCGYLFKIKKTPNTKKAIHHAHCSGGWQRYDRHWEGKESELRLDGWQKPRRIVIVRRRLSGDSLLLEKENKKKQKEIAFVEDPENIKLFEYSVLATSLDDGVVSIINHYRDRADCENNFDEIKNQWGWGGYTTNDLKRCRFISRMVALAYNWWTLFVRLSNPDSHKESITSRPLLMSAIGKLTESGRQKKIMITSQHNLMQKIQKMQEGLCDFFDSIKEIATQLNPIDIWCRILTRSVSKFLTKGQVITPVRLINSS from the coding sequence ATGTTACTACCACCAGAACCCATTCACCCAAAGGGTGAGCCCAAAGAGCTCAGCAAACAGGTTGCTCCAACCACTCTTGAAGTTGACACATTTGAAGGTAAAGTTCATGTTGAGTGGGAGCCTGGGGCTTCAGTCACCCCAATGGGTCAGCTTGCATTTTTTATTCAATTTTTAAAAACTGGCTATCGGTTCGAGCCTTGGGTAGAAGATTGTCCATTGGTCTACAAAAGCAATAACGCTCCCAAAAAAGTCGATGTAATTGGCTCTCTTTTTCTTTCAATACTTTCAGGGCATAAGCGTTACGCTCATATCGCTACATTAACTGGAGATGGTGTCAATTCTAAATTGCTTGGTATGACGAAAGTTGTCAGCGATGACTCTGCCCGGCGAGGATTACTTAAAATAGATGAGCAAAAAGGTGTCGAGTGGCTGCAATACCACTTACAAGAATGCTATGAACCTTTATTAAAAATACCGTGGATTTTGGATGTAGATGTTACGATTAAAACCATTTACGGTAACCAAGAGGGTGCAGAGAAGGGATATAATCCCCATAAAAAAGGACGACCCTCTCATACCTATCACTCTTACATGATGGCTAATTTAAAGCTGGTTCTTGATGTTGAAGTTCAACCAGGTGACAAAGGAAATAGTAAACACTCATTACCAGGCCTAATGGATTTATTGAACCGCCTTCCGAGAGAGTGCTGGCCTGAATTTGTTCGGGGTGATTGTGATTGGGGAAGCGACCGAGTTATGACGGAGCTTGAACAATCAGGGTGTGGCTATTTGTTCAAAATCAAAAAGACCCCTAATACCAAGAAAGCTATACACCATGCGCACTGTAGCGGAGGCTGGCAGCGCTACGACAGGCATTGGGAAGGTAAAGAGTCTGAATTAAGACTGGATGGTTGGCAAAAACCAAGGCGAATTGTTATTGTCCGAAGGCGATTGTCTGGTGATTCACTTTTGCTGGAAAAAGAAAATAAGAAAAAGCAAAAAGAGATTGCCTTTGTTGAAGATCCTGAAAACATTAAGCTCTTCGAATATTCAGTATTAGCCACAAGTCTTGATGATGGTGTTGTGTCGATTATAAATCATTACAGAGATAGAGCTGACTGTGAAAACAATTTTGATGAGATCAAAAACCAATGGGGCTGGGGAGGCTATACAACCAATGACTTAAAGCGATGTCGCTTTATATCAAGGATGGTGGCATTAGCTTACAACTGGTGGACTTTATTTGTGAGATTAAGCAACCCTGATTCGCATAAAGAATCTATCACCAGCAGGCCATTGTTAATGAGTGCAATTGGCAAACTGACAGAGAGTGGTCGGCAGAAAAAAATAATGATTACCAGTCAGCATAATTTAATGCAGAAGATACAAAAAATGCAGGAAGGATTGTGTGATTTTTTTGATTCAATTAAGGAAATTGCGACGCAGTTGAATCCAATTGATATCTGGTGTCGTATTTTAACTCGTTCAGTATCGAAATTTTTAACAAAAGGCCAAGTTATTACTCCGGTAAGGTTAATAAATTCAAGTTGA
- a CDS encoding HAD family acid phosphatase, producing MMKKALLSSLVLSATLLSPFTNASTPPPAVQAGVTSAELMQRAAVQWVSVDSIRDSLKGMPPMAVGFDIDDTVLYSTPGFVKGKAEFSPGSNDYLNNPSFWAKMNGGWDEFSVPKRVAKELIKMHRERGDTIYFVTARPYSKGEKVTEIIQKKFHITNM from the coding sequence ATGATGAAAAAAGCACTTTTAAGCTCGTTAGTCCTTTCTGCTACTCTGCTTAGCCCATTCACTAATGCCAGCACTCCCCCCCCGGCGGTTCAGGCTGGTGTTACATCCGCTGAATTGATGCAACGGGCCGCTGTCCAGTGGGTTTCTGTAGACAGCATTCGTGACAGTCTCAAGGGTATGCCGCCGATGGCTGTGGGGTTTGATATTGATGACACCGTCCTGTATTCAACCCCGGGATTTGTCAAAGGTAAGGCTGAGTTCTCTCCCGGCAGCAATGATTACCTTAACAATCCCAGTTTTTGGGCAAAGATGAACGGAGGGTGGGATGAGTTCAGTGTGCCGAAGCGGGTTGCCAAAGAGCTGATCAAGATGCACCGGGAGCGGGGAGATACCATTTATTTTGTGACCGCGCGTCCCTATAGCAAGGGGGAAAAGGTGACCGAAATCATTCAGAAGAAATTTCATATCACCAATATGTAG
- the murJ gene encoding murein biosynthesis integral membrane protein MurJ: MSEQPSDNDENTSAGINTSADAKQPRSQSLLKSSLVVGVMTMMSRVLGLVRDVVVAGYFGSSMAADAFFVAFKIPNFLRRLFAEGAFSQAFVPVLSEYRTTKPFDEVRILVSRVSGTLAGTLLMVTVLCMLGAPLLIRLFAPGFIDEPEKLALAGSMLRITFPYLLLISLTALAGGILNSYSRFALPAFTPVLLNLSLIGSTLLLTPYFAEPVMALAWGVVIAGVSQLLLQLPFLMQIRLLPLPRWDRQHEGVRRIMKLMIPALFGVSVSQINLLLDTVLASFLQTGSVSWLYYSDRLSELPLGVFGIAIATVILPSLSRKHADDSKDQFSRTLDWAIRLVLLIGIPAGVALFILAEPLITTLFHYGEMQDRDVIMAGMSLQAYSLGLVAFMLIKVLAPGYFARQDTKTPVQIAIKAMVANMVFNLMLVFWLQHVGLALATAMSAFMNAGLLLLGLKKTGVFKPQAGWWLYAGRLLFANAVMAAVLLMMQGDVQQWLDWSLWQRVSQMSFTVAAGLAAYGFSLLLSGIRPSQFRH, from the coding sequence ATGTCTGAACAACCCTCTGATAACGATGAAAATACCAGTGCTGGCATAAACACCAGTGCTGATGCAAAACAGCCACGCTCCCAGAGTTTGCTGAAATCCAGCCTGGTGGTGGGTGTTATGACTATGATGTCCCGGGTACTGGGGCTGGTTCGTGACGTGGTGGTGGCTGGCTATTTTGGCTCGTCCATGGCAGCGGACGCTTTTTTTGTCGCGTTCAAAATCCCCAACTTTCTCAGGCGGCTGTTTGCCGAAGGCGCTTTTTCCCAGGCATTTGTGCCGGTTCTGTCGGAATATCGCACCACAAAACCCTTTGATGAAGTGCGTATTCTGGTCAGTCGTGTCAGTGGTACGCTGGCTGGCACGTTGCTGATGGTCACCGTTCTGTGCATGCTGGGCGCTCCCCTGCTGATTCGGCTGTTTGCGCCGGGCTTTATTGATGAGCCGGAAAAGCTGGCGCTGGCTGGCAGTATGTTGCGCATCACCTTTCCTTATCTGCTGCTGATTTCCCTGACGGCACTGGCTGGCGGTATTCTTAACAGTTACAGCCGTTTTGCTTTGCCTGCCTTTACGCCGGTTTTGTTGAATCTCAGCCTGATTGGTTCAACCCTGCTGCTGACCCCTTATTTTGCCGAGCCAGTGATGGCACTGGCGTGGGGCGTCGTGATCGCGGGTGTATCCCAGCTGCTGTTGCAGCTGCCATTCCTGATGCAGATCCGTTTGCTGCCTTTGCCGCGCTGGGACCGGCAGCATGAAGGGGTGCGACGCATCATGAAACTGATGATTCCGGCTCTCTTTGGTGTGTCCGTCAGTCAGATTAACCTGTTGCTGGATACGGTGCTGGCTTCGTTTCTGCAAACTGGCAGTGTTTCCTGGTTGTATTATTCCGATCGTCTGTCAGAACTGCCCCTGGGGGTGTTTGGCATCGCTATTGCAACGGTCATTCTGCCCAGCCTGTCCCGTAAGCACGCTGATGACTCGAAAGATCAGTTTTCCAGAACGCTGGACTGGGCTATCCGCCTGGTGCTGCTGATTGGTATTCCTGCTGGCGTTGCACTGTTTATTCTGGCTGAGCCATTGATTACGACCCTGTTCCATTACGGCGAAATGCAGGACCGGGATGTGATTATGGCCGGTATGAGTTTGCAGGCTTATTCACTGGGGCTGGTGGCTTTTATGCTGATCAAGGTGCTGGCGCCGGGTTACTTTGCCCGTCAGGACACTAAAACTCCGGTACAGATTGCCATTAAGGCAATGGTTGCCAATATGGTGTTTAACCTGATGTTGGTGTTCTGGTTGCAGCATGTGGGCCTGGCGTTAGCGACAGCCATGTCGGCCTTTATGAATGCGGGTTTGCTGCTTCTGGGGCTGAAGAAAACAGGGGTATTTAAACCGCAGGCAGGTTGGTGGCTTTATGCTGGCCGTCTGTTGTTTGCCAATGCGGTGATGGCGGCTGTTTTGCTGATGATGCAAGGTGATGTTCAGCAATGGCTGGACTGGTCACTGTGGCAGCGTGTAAGTCAGATGTCGTTTACCGTTGCCGCAGGTCTGGCAGCTTATGGTTTCAGTTTGCTGCTGTCTGGTATTCGTCCGTCCCAGTTTCGACACTGA
- the rpsT gene encoding 30S ribosomal protein S20, which translates to MANSPSAKKRARQAENRRVHNASLRSMVRTSIKKVVRAIEAKDVELAKAEYAAAVPVIDRMADKGIIHKNKAARHKSRLNAQVKALSA; encoded by the coding sequence ATGGCTAACTCTCCATCTGCTAAAAAGCGCGCCCGTCAGGCTGAAAACCGTCGTGTTCACAACGCATCCCTGCGTTCCATGGTTCGTACTTCCATCAAGAAAGTAGTACGCGCTATCGAAGCCAAAGACGTTGAACTGGCTAAAGCTGAATACGCTGCGGCTGTACCTGTTATCGACCGTATGGCCGACAAAGGTATCATCCACAAGAACAAGGCCGCTCGTCATAAGAGCCGTCTGAACGCTCAGGTTAAAGCCCTGTCTGCTTAA